The stretch of DNA GGATACTGCTTGGAATGCTCAACAGGTGGCGTATTCTAACGAGTTCGAATTGCGTGGCTTCGAGACTGCGGTCTTGCGTATCGAGGAGCGCGTCCAGGCCCATCGTACGCGGCAGCAGGGTGTTGACGCGGAAAGACCGGTCGATCTGGAAACCGAAGGCTTCATCGTGGCCTGTTCGCGATCGCCAGAGTTTCAGGGAATGGCCGTCAGAACCATCCTGCGGCGTCTCGAAACGTTGTGCGAGGCGTTGGAATGGAAGGTGCACCAGCGAGGCCTCGAATTGGAGGAGCTACGCGCCTCGCGGGAGGCGATCGTGAGGATCGCCTCTAAGATGGCGACTCTCGACCGGCTGATCCAAGCCGCGGTCATGGGGACAGTGGAACCAGACGGTAACACCTGTTTGTTGGGATAAAACGAGGAGCGTCACCGATGGGACTGTATGGAAACTTACTGAAGCCGTGTCCTCATTGCAATGGGGAATTGTTTGGGTATCGTTCCCATGATGGCGACGAATTCATGGATAGCTGTCTTCATCAGTGTCTTCAGTGCGCTCGGTTATTCCAACGATCGACCGACGGGTCCTTCCGAGTCTGGGCTGGACGCGTGGCTCCTGGCGATCTGATCGCCTCCTGATCTGCTTGCGTCCCCTCGTGCCTACTTCGTCGCGTCGACGAGGTCCCCTTCGACATCCTGCATCTTCTGTTCGTCCGCGAGACACCGTGGCAGTCGGTAATACCAAGGATGAGCCTGGCCATTCGGGAGCCATGGTGAAAGGGGGAAGTATGACAGGGGGACGGCCGACTTACATGTCGTGGGCCGGTCTGGCCTGTGTGGGACTGCTGACCGTCGGGGGCTGTACCACGAGACCTGCCGTGCCGCCAACAATGTCAGATCCAACGCGACTTTGCGGACAGGGCTACACCTTTCCGACAACGGTGGTCTCGGTCCAATCTGGTCCGCAATGGCTGCTGTCTCGTCCGATGGGATGTCCAGAACCGACGCCGCTCACGCAGGTACCTAACAAGCCGACGGTGGCGGATCTCCCGCCGAAACCGATCAAAGCAGGGATCCATCGGCTACAGGGGTTGCCGACGTTTTCGTCGGGCACACTGGCAGCTCGTCCGGGTGACATGTCCCGCGCTCCGGGAAGCAGTCCGGACAAGGCTGTGATTCCTGGTCCCACCGGAAGCCCGACCACGGTCGTGTGCCGTCGCGAGCCTGAGGTACGGCACCGAAGGGTCTCGTTCGCAATGGGGTCGGCCGACCTGTCAGAGCGTGCGCAACGGGACTTAACGGAACTACGCATCGAGGAGATCCTCTATCTGCGGGTGGAGGGATACACTGATCCGACGGGATCTCGGGAGACAAACCAGGAACTCGGGATGGCGCGGGCAGAGGCGGTGGCGAAGGTGCTGCAGGCGCGCGTCAAGGGGCCGGTTCAGGTGGAAGTGGTCGGTCGAGGAGGCTGCTGTTTCCTGCCGAACCACGCGGAGAGTCGACGCGTGGAGGTCATGATGCTGTTGCAAGGCAGGTGTGCAGATTCCTCCGAGGTTGAGCGGCGATCGGAAGCACCTCCGGTAACACCTGTGGTGTCAGCTGGTGCCACTCACGACTCAGGGAAACCATAATGAGAAGCTGGAGAGGAGCATGACAATGCTGGAATGAACTGAGGGCGGTCATTCGGTTGGGCAACCGCAGTCTTCTGAACTGTGAACGACGAGCCAGAGGAGGGGCTTGAGTATGGGCGATGGCTTAAGGAAAGTGGCCGGAGACATTTGGCGAATGAGTCTTCTGTTGGGGCTCATGGTGCTGGCATCGTTTGTGGTGCTGGCCGTGCCCGCGTTCGCGGGTGCGGATGCGACGTTTGGCCCCTTGGTCACGTTGTTGACCAACTATATGCAGGGGTCGCTTGGGACGTTGTTGGCCCTGGTCGCGGGAGCGATCGGCTTGGGATCGGCGATGGCGGGCCGTTGGGCCGGCATGTTCACCGGGTTCGGTGTGGCTGCCGCCGCCTTTTATATCCCCAACATCATCCCGACCATTACCACGGGACTGATGTAAGCGCGCGTTGCAGGTAAGGCGTCGTGACGGCGGGGCTGATCAGCGCCCCGCCGTCACAAGGGAGTAGGAGAGGGACTGATGAACGGCACATTTATTCCACGATATCTCGATAGCCTGCCCCAGATCTTCTGGTGGGAGATTGATGAGTTGGCCGTGCTTTTTGTGTGCATCTTTCTCGGCATTGTCACGAAGTTCCTGACCTACCTGATTGTGGTCGGGATCGTGAGCACGTTGGTGTTGTCGAAAATGAAGAACGGGAAGTCCGAGGGATTCCTCTTCCATTGGGCCTATTGGTCTGGTGTGCCCACGTTTCAACTGACAGGGGCACCGCACGGAACCACCCGAGAGATGATGGAGTAACGACGATGACAATCGAGTTGTGGAAATCCAAATTGCATAACGCCCAGGTTTTAAATCTTGTGTTCGCGGCCCTGGCCATCGTTCTCGCTGTGGCGTTGGTGGTGAATGGATTCTTTCGGCAGAACGTCGCGGTGCACGTGGTGCCGATCAACCCGACCCAGGAATATTGGGCGAATGCGATGGGTGGCGACGAGTATTACAAAAAGTCCATTGCCATGGCCATGTTGCCGTGGATTGCCAATGTCACGCCCGCCTCTGTTGATTTTCACCATCGTCAGCTCCTGCAGTGGGTTCCATCGAGCCACTATGGGCTGATGTCCGAGTCTCTTGGAGCGGAAGCCGTGTACGTGAAGACCAACAATCTCAGTCGGGTGTTTTTCGTGACAGCCAGCCGCGTGGACGGGGATATGGCCGTGTTCGAGGGGATCGAGCGCCGATTTGTGGGGAAGAGTGAGATTCGGGAAGAGGAGCGGGAGTACCGCATTTCGATGCGATGGGAGCAAGGGAGGCCGTGGGTGGTCGGGCTCTCAGCGGTTCATTTGGATCGTTCGCTGCAGGATGGTCAATCAGATCCGGCAAAGGGGTAAGGGGAGACGTATGACATCCAGCGTGTATCGAGACACAAAGCACCGGGCGATGGCGATGTGCGTCCTTGGCCTGCTGTTGTGCTTATCCAGGGCCGGGTCAGCAGGAGCGGCGGTGGTGGTGGGTGATGA from Fimbriimonadaceae bacterium encodes:
- a CDS encoding OmpA family protein, translated to MTGGRPTYMSWAGLACVGLLTVGGCTTRPAVPPTMSDPTRLCGQGYTFPTTVVSVQSGPQWLLSRPMGCPEPTPLTQVPNKPTVADLPPKPIKAGIHRLQGLPTFSSGTLAARPGDMSRAPGSSPDKAVIPGPTGSPTTVVCRREPEVRHRRVSFAMGSADLSERAQRDLTELRIEEILYLRVEGYTDPTGSRETNQELGMARAEAVAKVLQARVKGPVQVEVVGRGGCCFLPNHAESRRVEVMMLLQGRCADSSEVERRSEAPPVTPVVSAGATHDSGKP
- the traL gene encoding type IV conjugative transfer system protein TraL, with protein sequence MNGTFIPRYLDSLPQIFWWEIDELAVLFVCIFLGIVTKFLTYLIVVGIVSTLVLSKMKNGKSEGFLFHWAYWSGVPTFQLTGAPHGTTREMME